The proteins below come from a single Metarhizium brunneum chromosome 1, complete sequence genomic window:
- the dtxS4_0 gene encoding L-aspartate decarboxylase, with product MPTNGHRKEPNGEGGLLNGSSTPEKTLRRAEETDDLINAVKSLIIPYIRAADEAAHTKASGHPQRDSNGCPRNALVEPYSPSELVERLGFSLPQDNGQGKDGLMTTIQDVLRYSVNTWDQGFLDKLTASTNAVGVASELVLAALNTNVHVFRVSPSLTVVEKVTARTLASYFGFEGPHAGGITCQGGSASNLTSLVTARGVLYPDTRLLGCQGHRFAIFTSAHGHFSVEKAAVTCGMGASSVVCVPVDKAGRMMPAALRSLVLESQAQGKTPLYVNATAGTTVLGAYDPLREIRAVCDEFGMWLHVDGSWGGSVCFSAKQRHKLDGAELADSIAINPQKMLNVPMTCSFLLTGDVRRFHAANSLRAGYLFHGQESDDDVWDLADLTLQCGRRGDSLKLALAWVYYGSRGFEQGIDHAFDMAQRLATLVDGSPGFELVSTNPPPCLQVCFYHAPGGRAPDDAEENTMRTREMVQKLVGRGFMVDFAPGPKGYLFRVVVNCQTLEGTVDGLFKALCDVGRDVSGVDENKVSACS from the coding sequence ATGCCTACCAACGGGCATAGGAAGGAGCCGAACGGAGAAGGCGGCCTACTTAATGGCTCATCGACCCCTGAGAAGACGTTGCGGCGCGCAGAAGAGACAGACGACTTGATCAACGCCGTAAAGTCCCTCATCATCCCCTACATCAGGGCAGCAGACGAAGCAGCACACACCAAAGCAAGCGGTCACCCTCAACGAGATTCCAATGGCTGTCCGCGAAACGCACTCGTCGAGCCGTACTCCCCCTCCGAACTCGTCGAGCGCCTCGGATTCTCGTTGCCGCAGGATAATGGACAAGGCAAGGACGGCCTCATGACAACTATCCAGGATGTCCTGCGGTACAGCGTCAACACGTGGGACCAAGGATTCCTGGACAAGCTCACGGCCAGTACAAACGCCGTGGGTGTGGCATCGGAACTCGTGCTGGCTGCGCTCAACACAAACGTCCACGTCTTCCGTGTCTCCCCCTCTCTAACCGTCGTCGAAAAGGTCACGGCACGCACACTGGCGTCTTATTTCGGCTTCGAGGGCCCCCACGCCGGCGGAATCACCTGCCAGGGCGGCAGCGCTTCGAACTTGACGTCGCTCGTGACGGCCCGGGGCGTCCTGTACCCCGACACGAGGCTGCTGGGCTGCCAGGGACACCGATTTGCCATCTTCACAAGCGCCCATGGCCACTTCTCGGTCGAAAAGGCCGCGGTGACCTGCGGCATGGGCGCGTCAAGCGTCGTCTGCGTGCCGGTGGACAAGGCCGGACGCATGATGCCCGCGGCCCTGCGGTCTCTGGTGCTGGAATCCCAGGCCCAAGGCAAAACGCCGCTGTACGTCAACGCGACGGCGGGAACGACGGTCCTGGGGGCGTACGACCCGCTCCGCGAGATCAGGGCCGTGTGCGACGAGTTCGGCATGTGGCTGCACGTCGACGGCTCCTGGGGCGGCTCCGTGTGCTTCTCGGCCAAGCAGAGACATAAGCTGGATggcgccgagctggccgactccatcgccatcaaCCCGCAGAAGATGCTCAATGTGCCCATGACGTGCTCGTTCCTGTTGACAGGCGATGTGCGCCGGTTTCACGCCGCCAACTCCCTGCGCGCTGGGTATCTCTTCCACGGCCAGGAGAGCGACGATGACGTCTGGGACCTGGCGGACTTGACGTTGCAGTGCGGGCGGAGGGGCGACAGCTTGAAGCTTGCGCTTGCCTGGGTCTACTACGGCTCTCGTGGTTTCGAGCAGGGCATTGATCATGCTTTCGACATGGCACAGCGCCTGGCTACCCTGGTGGACGGGTCCCCTGGCTTTGAGCTCGTCTCGACAAACCCGCCGCCGTGTTTGCAGGTTTGTTTTTACCATGCGCCTGGTGGCCGGGCCCCggacgatgccgaggagAACACGATGCGCACAAGGGAAATGGTGCAGAAACTGGTGGGTCGAGGCTTCATGGTTGACTTTGCGCCCGGCCCAAAGGGCTACCTGTTCAGAGTCGTGGTGAACTGCCAGACACTCGAGGGAACTGTGGACGGACTTTTCAAAGCTCTGTGTGATGTTGGGCGAGATGTTTCTGGTGTAGACGAGAACAAGGTCTCTGCATGTAGTTAG
- the mal3 gene encoding Microtubule integrity protein mal3 has product MGESRQELIQWLNSLLQLNMTKVEQCGTGAALCQVFDSIYMDVPMSKVKFNANGEWAYVQNFKVLQNLFAKHQIDKPIPVEALIKCKMQDNLEFLQWTKKFWDLNFPDHDYDAVSRRKGGALPSSNSAAPRAPVSVGAARRGGATAAAAPRVAKAAGAGPNTVALQAENTTLKETVTGLERERDFYFSKLRDIELLIQQAVEEDPEIEKAEDGLVKQIQLILYSTEEGFEIPEEGEPLDDQETF; this is encoded by the exons ATGGGTGAATCCAG ACAAGAACTTATCCAATGGCTCAATAGccttctccagctcaacATGACGAAGGTCGAGCAATGTGGCACTGG TGCTGCTCTGTGTCAGGTTTTCGACAGCATTTATATGGACGTGCCCATGTCCAAGGTCAAGTTCAATGCCAATGGCGAATGGGCGTATGTGCAGAATTTTAAAGTGTTGCAAA ATTTATTTGCCAAGCACCAAATCGACAAGCCGATCCCCGTCGAGGCACTCATCAAGTGCAAGATGCAGGATAACCTGGAGTTTCTGCAGTGGACCAAGAAATTCTGGGATCTAAACTTCCCCGACCACGACTACGATGCCGTTTCACGGAGAAAGGGAGGGGCTCTCCCCAGCAGTAACTCTGCGGCGCCCAGAGCTCCCGTCTCAGTTGGCgctgctcgacgaggcggtgctactgctgctgctgccccgCGGGTTGCTAAGGCTGCAGGTGCTGGCCCTAACACGGTTGCTCTGCAGGCAGAGAATACAACACTCAAGGAGACTGTTACAGGCCTTGAGCGGGAGCGAGATTTTTACTTTAGCAAGCTTCGCGATATTGAGCTTCTGATTCAGCAGGCTGTTGAGGAGGATCCTGAGATCGAGAAGGCAGAGGATGGTCTGGTCAAACAGATCCAGCTTATCCTGTACTCCACGGAAGAGGGGTTTGAAATTCCTGAGGAGGGCGAGCCGCTTGATGACCAGGAGACATTCTGA
- the LIPA gene encoding Lipase A has product MLIARYFSLLATLACATAAPLIERTGLLPPSQDPWYQAPKDLDALAPGSILKSRKPPAPIAAFGIESVNLQAAHQIMYKTTNSFNGSTATVTTVLIPHNADLTKVLSYQSIVDAASIDCATSYALQLGSKSGVVFGTFTTQAELFLIAALLDKGWVVVLPDYLGPHSAFLANRLAAHAVLDGIRAVTKSTAFTGVQHNATVALWGYSGGSVATGWAAELHASYAPELNIVGAALGGTVPSIPPVVKAVNKGYAAGLLPSGFLGLAAEYPELKGIIHEQVVPQHRPAFEKVKKQCLVADLEEFFYEDIVSMLEEPSILTSGSLATILGEVAMGKSAPKMPLYVYKPVHDEISPVANTDDLVEFYCANGGSVQYERDWVSLHGTLLATGAPKALSWLIGLVDGKPQPTGCSTSNVFSSFLDLKALEIFPKAILDDLWALLKEPIGPRRHWYSL; this is encoded by the coding sequence ATGCTCATCGCGCGGTATTTCTCGCTCCTTGCCACCTTGGCCTGTGCCACGGCGGCGCCTTTAATAGAGAGAACAGGACTCTTGCCTCCGAGTCAAGATCCGTGGTATCAAGCGCCCAAAGACCTCGATGCCCTTGCGCCCGGCTCCATCCTGAAGAGCCGGAAGCCCCCGGCTCCCATTGCCGCGTTTGGCATCGAGTCGGTCAATCTCCAAGCCGCCCATCAAATCATGTACAAGACGAccaacagcttcaacggCTCAACAGCAACAGTCACAACCGTCCTGATCCCCCACAACGCTGACCTGACCAAGGTCCTCTCCTACCAGTCCATTGTCGACGCCGCGTCCATTGACTGTGCGACATCCTACGCTCTCCAGCTGGGGTCCAAGTCTGGCGTAGTCTTTGGCACATTCACAACCCAGGCGGAACTGTTCCTGATTGCCGCCCTGTTGGACAAGGGCTGGGTGGTTGTTCTGCCCGACTACCTGGGTCCGCACTCTGCCTTTCTCGCCAACAGACTCGCCGCGCACGCCGTGCTGGATGGCATCCGGGCCGTGACCAAGTCCACCGCCTTCACGGGCGTCCAGCACAACGCCACGGTCGCCCTATGGGGGTACTCGGGGGGCAGCGTCGCAACCGGCTGGGCCGCCGAGCTGCATGCCTCGTACGCGCCGGAGCTCAACATTGTCGGGGCCGCGCTCGGCGGCACGGTGCCCAGCATCCCCCCCGtcgtcaaggccgtcaacaAGGGCTACGCCGCGGGTCTGTTGCCCTCGGGCTTCCTAGGCCTGGCGGCCGAGTATCCCGAGCTCAAGGGCATTATTCACGAGCAAGTTGTGCCGCAGCACAGACCGGCCTTTGAGAAGGTCAAGAAGCAGTGTCTGGTGGCTGATCTGGAGGAGTTCTTCTACGAAGACATCGTCTCCATGCTCGAGGAGCCGTCTATTCTTACGTCTGGCTCGCTTGCCACCATTCTCGGCGAGGTCGCGATGGGGAAGAGCGCGCCCAAGATGCCGCTTTACGTGTACAAGCCCGTTCATGACGAGATTAGCCCCGTGGCCAACACGGACGACTTGGTCGAGTTTTACTGCGCCAATGGCGGCTCGGTCCAGTACGAGAGGGACTGGGTTTCCCTTCATGGCACGCTGTTGGCTACCGGTGCTCCGAAGGCTCTGTCCTGGTTGATCGGCCTTGTGGACGGCAAGCCCCAACCTACTGGCTGCTCTACGAGTAACGTGTTTTCCTCATTTTTGGACCTCAAGGCCCTGGAGATTTTCCCCAAGGCTATCCTGGATGACCTGTGGGCGCTGCTGAAAGAGCCCATTGGCCCCCGTCGCCATTGGTATTCGCTGTGA
- the BOA3 gene encoding Cytochrome P450 monooxygenase BOA3, with translation MPFVAYKSSAQMAQFIVLLIFTPIGILVTVLRFVAARRSQRNTDIEDWLAVLATIFFAMCNLSGLMAISIINGRTLKQEVGESPSDYKLMRKWDMVGLYMFFGHLLTVKLSILALYRRIFGIHRTYRLWIYAFAAFQTGLIVIFCIVQAIQCRPFGRYFDISVPGDCQPENIIVLGGSVPDTFVDFGLVVLAMVMIRQLHLTSSVKWKLRLLFGVGFIVGAIGFIKIIITYSTDCFYAFSMISLWSCVQMFLSLVCACLPVYRPILPTSVLLHQFFIRITSYAKNSRNKSSPPSNILGAEDGDSTKGLAAWTEAPRGHGRYPLSVMTAGNIVRVAPNELAFSSPQAFSDIYDSHDKHVELFAKTQINNHGNDKHGGLVWEWDPIRHRQVSKQMAPAFSGRALRAKEPTIHKYVDLFVQRMRCLATSAEGISLKTWISWLAFDISADTAYNRQMNALQDMKEPPYLTILSEFNKAVVVIQTCWRFPFLTPLKYMYLLLISRRSHADARKHSRQLLQRRIQQEGNVEHPDFFEQLMPQNRELPERQEMRHLEQVAGQLLLAGYEGPSTWLYLTTYYLANDQRMLEAATREVREAFESYDEITATSAAKLPYLAACLSESLRLMPLIPNGMPVVSPGAMVDGHFIPKGVVCQTSPTALAHDGCNFHDALRYRPERWLPKSHALYDGDFAADHLDASKPFSQGPRMCPGKEIAMWEGRIYAAKVLWTFDVKLVEGQNIDMANDWKAWGMFVKPDVRIRFVPRC, from the exons ATGCCATTCGTAGCGTACAAAAGCTCGGCACAAATGGCGCAGTTCATCGTGCTCTTGATCTTCACGCCAATAGGCATCTTGGTCACGGTGCTGCGCTTCGTCGCTGCCCGCCGCAGCCAGCGCAACACCGATATAGAAGACTGGCTAGCCGTGTTGGCAACCATCTTCTTTGCAATGTGCAACCTTTCGGGTCTCATGG ctatcagcatcatcaacggcaGGACCCTCAAGCAGGAAGTCGGCGAGTCCCCCTCTGACTACAAGCTCATGCGCAAG TGGGACATGGTCGGCCTTTATATGTTCTTCGGGCACCTGCTCACGGTCAAGCTCAGCATTCTAGCCTTGTATCGCCGAATCTTTGGCATCCATCGTACCTATCGGTTGTGGATTTATGCCTTTGCCGCATTCCAGACAGGGCTCATCGTCATATTCTGCATCGTGCAAGCTATACAGTGCAGGCCTTTTGGCCGATACTTTGACATATCCGTCCCAGGCGATTGTCAGCCGGAGAACATCATCGTTTTGGGGGGCAGTGTCCCCGACACGTTTGTAGACTTTGGCTTAGTTGTCCTCGCCATGGTCATGATTCGCCAGCTACATTTGACATCTTCTGTCAAGTGGAAGCTCCGTCTACTGTTTGGAGTTGGCTTCAT AGTCGGCGCCATTGGCTTCATAAAAATTATCATTACCTATTCCACGGACTGCTTTT ATGCCTTCAGCATGATCTCTCTCTGGAGCTGCGTGCAGATGTTTCTGTCGTTGGTCTGCGCCTGTCTCCCCGTCTACCGTCCGATCCTACCGACCAGCGTGCTTCTGCACCAGTTCTTCATTCGTATCACGAGCTACGCCAAGAATTCCAGGAACAAGTCCTCGCCCCCTAGCAATATACTTGGAGCAGAGGACGGCGATAGCACAAAGGGTCTTGCTGCATGGACCGAGGCACCCCGTGGCCACGGTAGATATCCCCTAAGTGTGATGACTGCCG GCAACATTGTTCGAGTCGCACCCAACGAGCTTGCATTCTCCTCTCCTCAGGCATTCTCTG ATATATATGACTCTCACGATAAACACGTAGAGCTATTTGCCAAGACGCAAATTAACAATCACGGAAACGACAAGCATGGCGGCCTTGTCTGGGAATGGGATCCCATCAGACACCGTCAGGTATCTAAGCAAATGGCGCCTGCATTCAGCGGGCGAGCGCTTCGCGCCAAGGAGCCTACAATTCACAAATACGTAGACCTCTTTGTGCAACGCATGAGGTGTCTGGCCACATCTGCAGAGGGGATCAGTCTCAAGACATGGATCAGTTGGCTCGCGTTTGACATATCCGCCGATACGGCTTACAACCGGCAAATGAATGCCCTCCAAGACA TGAAAGAGCCCCCATATCTCACAATCCTCAGCGAGTTCAACAAGGCCGTTGTTGTAATCCAGACGTGCTGGAGATTCCCATTCCTAACCCCTCTGAAATACATGTACCTGCTGCTCATTTCGAGACGATCGCACGCGGACGCTCGAAAGCACAGCCGCCAGCTCTTGCAGCGGCGCATCCAGCAAGAGGGAAACGTGGAGCACCCCGATTTCTTCGAGCAGCTCATGCCGCAGAATCGAGAGCTCCCGGAGCGGCAGGAAATGCGCCATCTGGAACAGGTAGCAGGCCAGTTGCTCCTGGCGGGCTACGAAGGCCCCTCGACTTGGCTGTACCTCACGACGTACTATTTAGCAAACGACCAGAGGATGCTCGAGGCCGCGACTAGAGAGGTTAGAGAAGCGTTTGAGAGCTATGACGAAATCACGGCGACTTCTGCGGCCAAATTGCCCTACCTGGCGGCTTGCTTGAGCGAATCCCTGCGCCTGATGCCCTTGATCCCCAACGGGATGCCTGTCGTCAGCCCCGGCGCCATGGTGGACGGACACTTTATTCCCAAGGGT GTGGTATGCCAGACTAGCCCTACGGCACTTGCTCACGATGGCTGTAATTTCCACGATGCTCTGCGCTACCGCCCCGAGAGGTGGCTGCCGAAAAGCCATGCGCTGTATGATGGTGATTTTGCCGCGGACCATCTGGACGCTTCAAAGCCCTTTAGCCAGGGGCCTCGGATGTGTCCCGGGAAGGAGATTGCCATGTGGGAAGGCAGAATCTATGCGGCCAAGGTGCTGTGGACGTTTGATGTGAAGCTGGTCGAGGGGCAGAacatcgacatggccaatgaTTGGAAGGCATGGGGCATGTTTGTGAAGCCCGATGTGCGCATTCGATTTGTGCCGAGATGTTGA
- the merB gene encoding Alkylmercury lyase — translation MSQQSPIKIQLLTVPDCPLVAKVRDTLNDCLAKTRSDATVEELVGEYHSPTLLINGFDVTGKPVSAQGQQSCRLDLPNEEQILAALRGLSVLSCEDGTEAAVGKSAFHILLRTAGRVTLEQVSQETGRNTDDIRTGIEALRRRGHVKLDEQGFIVGVAGLSCIPTEHQLSIEGERLWAWCAFDVIGIFGALEASGFATSVDPATNERLVVNFVKGVPDETGLGVFMADMPAGGSVCEDWCWRVRFFQSESAAEAWARANGVTGSLISVANLMVSAREAWSRYGLS, via the coding sequence ATGAGTCAACAGAGCCCTATCAAGATTCAACTGCTAACCGTGCCAGACTGCCCGTTGGTAGCCAAAGTTCGTGACACACTAAACGACTGTTTGGCAAAAACACGCTCAGACGCAACGGTCGAGGAGCTTGTAGGAGAGTATCATTCTCCAACgcttctcatcaacggcTTCGACGTCACTGGTAAACCCGTCTCGGCACAAGGACAACAAAGCTGCCGTCTCGATCTCCCCAATGAGGAGCAGATACTTGCTGCTCTTCGGGGCCTGTCCGTTCTAAGTTGCGAGGATGGAACAGAGGCAGCGGTGGGAAAGTCTGCTTTTCACATTCTGCTACGTACCGCAGGGCGTGTCACATTGGAACAGGTCAGCCAAGAGACTGGTAGAAATACGGACGACATCAGGACCGGTATAGAGGCGCTTCGGCGCAGGGGCCATGTCAAGCTAGATGAACAAGGCTTCATCGTCGGGGTTGCTGGATTGAGTTGCATTCCTACAGAGCATCAACTTTCCATCGAGGGGGAAAGACTCTGGGCTTGGTGTGCCTTTGACGTGATTGGCATTTTTGGTGCTCTTGAGGCATCGGGGTTCGCGACATCGGTAGACCCGGCTACTAACGAGCGCTTGGTAGTCAACTTTGTCAAGGGTGTTCCTGATGAGACGGGGCTTGGGGTTTTCATGGCAGACATGCCAGCGGGGGGGTCTGTCTGCGAGGACTGGTGTTGGAGAGTGCGATTTTTTCAGTCCGAGTCGGCGGCTGAGGCTTGGGCCCGGGCGAACGGTGTCACGGGTTCTCTTATATCGGTGGCAAACCTGATGGTATCGGCCCGCGAAGCATGGAGTAGGTACGGTTTGTCTTGA
- the DRS1 gene encoding ATP-dependent RNA helicase DRS1 yields the protein MAPQKRKPVDDDFITTLSDNDEDPFKEEDAPVRPPKKKTKTSKKPKKAGKDDEASDEEEPQGIWGPKDDDDDAMDSDFEFVADDAGEFGDEEFEGWGFEGAKKGMTEKKGVDLEEIIRRRREKKNGKAGETLENADQEAETEDNLEMALDDGDDEVLADDAFGMNADSEDEENEEEAHGSGDGEDTDASDKSDADEDDHDDDRASDDDSVATPEAHPEDDASDATDDEEDAEEQAKRDEFFAPEERQKSDKIVDLSSFQGMSLSRPILRGLAAVGFTKPTPIQAKTIPIALMGKDLVGGAVTGSGKTGAFFVPILERLLFRPKKIPTTRVVVLTPTRELAMQCHDVGTKLARYTDIKFSLAVGGLSLKAQEVELRLRPDIIVATPGRFIDHMRNSASFNVDTVEILVLDEADRMLEDGFADELNEILTTLPKSRQTMLFSATMTSTVDSLIRVGLNKPVRLMVDSQKKTVTTLVQEFVRLRPGREDKRMGYLAHLCKTFYHERVIIFFRQKKEAHRARIIFGLLGLSCSELHGSMNQSQRISSVEAFRDGKVSYLLATDLASRGLDIKGVDTVINYEAPQSLEIYVHRVGRTARAGRKGTAVTLAAEGDRKVVKAAVKAGKAQGAKITSRVIAPADADKLQEEIDGMEDEIDEIMQEEKEERQLAHAEMQVKKGENLIEHEAEIKSRPKRTWFETEHDKKKAKQAGKDELNGLRESLKKKGSGKLSNKDKKTLDAKSMRSEGRLWKKGKGDAEAHKGKGPGKAKAKVKAKGKGKGKR from the exons ATGGCGCCGCAGAAAAGAAAGCCAGTCGATGACGATTTCATCACGACACTTTCCGACAACGACGAGGATCCCTTcaaagaggaagatgccCCCGTTCGCCCACCCaaaaagaagaccaagaccagcaAAAAGCCGAAAAAGGCTGGCAAAGACGATGAGGCATCTGACGAAGAGGAGCCTCAGGGCATCTGGGGCCCcaaggatgacgacgatgacgccaTGGACTCTGACTTTGAGTTCGTCGCAGACGACGCTGGGGAGTTTGGCGATGAGGAATTCGAAGGCTGGGGATTTGAAGGTGCTAAGAAGGGGATGACCGAGAAGAAGGGTGTTGACCTGGAAGAGATTATTCGGCGacgaagagaaaagaagaatggGAAGGCCGGTGAGACTTTGGAAAATGCCGACCAGGAAGCCGAGACTGAGGATAACTTGGAGATGGCTCTGgacgacggcgatgatgaggTGCTGGCCGATGATGCCTTTGGAATGAATGCAGActccgaggacgaagagAATGAGGAAGAAGCACACGGAAGCGGCGATGGAGAGGACACAGATGCCTCGGACAAGTCTGAtgctgatgaagacgacCATGATGACGATCGCGCTTCAGACGACGACTCTGTGGCTACGCCGGAGGCTCACCCTGAGGATGACGCCTCTGATGCCAccgacgatgaagaagatgccgaggagcaAGCAAAACGAGACGAATTCTTTGCTCCCGAAGAACGGCAAAAGTCGGACAAGATAGTGGACCTCTCTTCCTTCCAAGGCATGTCATTGTCTCGGCCGATCCTTCGTGGCCTCGCCGCTGTTGGTTTCACCAAGCCCACTCCTATTCAGGCCAAAACCATCCCTATCGCGCTCATGGGAAAGGATCTTGTTGGTGGTGCCGTTACTGGTTCCGGCAAAACTGGTGCCTTTTTTGTTCCTATTCTGGAGCGATTACTCTTCCGCCCTAAAAAAATCCCGACCACTCGTGTCGTCGTTCTCACCCCCACCCGTGAATTGGCAATGCAGTGTCACGATGTGGGCACAAAGCTGGCTCGCTATACTGACATCAAATTCTCCCTGGCTGTCGGTGGTCTCAGCTTAAAGGCACAAGAGGTTGAGCTTCGTCTGCGGCCTGATATCATTGTTGCCACACCGGGAAGATTTATTGATCACATGAGGAACTCGGCCAGTTTCAACGTCGACACTGTCGAAATCTTGGTTCTGGATGAAGCCGATCGCATGCTGGAGGATGGATTCGCCGACGAACTGAATGAGATTCTCACAACACTGCCCAAATCAAGACAAACCATGTTGTTCTCGGCGACTATGACCTCAACTGTTGATAGTCTTATCCGGGTTGGGCTAAACAAGCCAGTGCGGCTCATGGTTGATTCGCAAAAGAAGACTGTAACCACACTGGTACAAGAGTTTGTTCGACTACGACCAGGGAGAGAAGACAAGAGGATGGGATATCTTGCACATCTTTGTAAGACCTTTTACCATGAGAGGGTCATCATTTTCTTCCGCCAGAAGAAGGAAGCTCACAGGGCGCGCATCATTTTTGGTCTGCTGGGGCTATCATGCTCCGAGTTACATGGTAGCATGAACCAATCACAG CGTATTTCTAGTGTTGAAGCATTCAGAGATGGTAAAGTGTCGTATCTGCTGGCTACAGATCTGGCTTCGCGTGGTTTGGATATCAAGGGCGTCGACACAGTCATCAACTACGAAGCACCTCAATCGCTCGAAATTTACGTTCATCGTGTTGGACGTACGGCTCGCGCGGGGCGAAAGGGCACAGCTGTGACTCTGGCAGCCGAGGGCGATCGCAAAGTTGTCAAGGCTGCGGTCAAGGCTGGAAAGGCGCAAGGCGCAAAGATTACGAGCAGAGTCATCGCCCCCGCTGATGCAGACAAGCTTCAAGAGGAAATCGACGGCATGGAAGACGAGATTGACGAAATTATgcaggaagaaaaggaggagAGGCAACTGGCACACGCAGAGATGCAAGTGAAGAAGGGCGAAAATTTGATAGAACACGAGGCAGAAATCAAGTCAAGACCCAAGAGGACTTGGTTTGAGACGGAGCacgacaagaagaaggccaaaCAAGCTGGCAAGGACGAACTGAATGGTTTGCGCGAGTCACTGAAGAAAAAGGGTAGCGGAAAGTTGAgtaacaaggacaagaagacgctTGACGCCAAATCCATGCGATCAGAGGGGAGGTTATGgaagaagggcaaagggGATGCCGAGGCgcacaagggcaagggccCTGGGAAGGCGAAGGCGAAGGTGAAGGCAAAGGGtaaaggcaaaggcaagcgGTAA